One window of Elaeis guineensis isolate ETL-2024a chromosome 11, EG11, whole genome shotgun sequence genomic DNA carries:
- the LOC105034535 gene encoding nucleolar GTP-binding protein 1 has translation MVQYNFKKITVVPSGKDFIDIILSRTQRQTPTVVHKGYAISRLRKFYMRKVKFTQQNFHEKLTAIIDEFPRLDDIHPFYGDLLHVLYNKDHYKLALGQINTARNIIGKIAKDYVKLLKYGDSLYRCKCLKVAALGRMCTVIKRIGPSLAYLEQIRQHMARLPSIDPNTRTILICGYPNVGKSSFINKITRADVDVQPYAFTTKSLFVGHTDYKYLRYQVIDTPGILDRPFEDRNIIEMCSITALAHLRAAVLFFLDISGSCGYSIAQQAALFHSIKSLFMNKPLLIVCNKIDLQPLEGLSEDDMKLVMEMKAEAIKTVIAQGGEPNDEGALLPMSALTDDGVIAVKNAACERLLNQRVEMKMKSKKINDCLNRFHVAVPKPRDTKERPPCIPQAVLEARAKASAEKEKRKLEKDLENENGGAGVYSANLRKRYILANDEWKKDIMPEILDGHNVYDFVDPDILQRLEELEREEGLRLVAEAEEEDFEMDGKELTPEEQEALAEIRKKKSLLIQEHRMKKSTAESRPIVPRKFDKDRKFTSARMGRQLSSLGLDPTAAIDRARSRSVSRRGRKRERSLAREDGDAMDIDDEQSSKKLRTRSRSRSRSKSRPPGEVTPGEGFKDSAQKLTALKIAKKSVKDRNKAARRGEADRVIPNLKPKHLFSGKRSIGKTSRR, from the coding sequence ATGGTGCAATACAACTTCAAGAAGATTACTGTTGTGCCATCCGGGAAGGACTTCATTGACATCATCCTTTCCCGCACTCAGCGACAGACCCCAACGGTGGTCCATAAGGGATATGCCATCTCCCGCCTTCGTAAATTCTACATGCGGAAGGTGAAGTTTACTCAGCAGAACTTCCATGAGAAGCTCACTGCTATCATTGATGAGTTTCCTCGGCTGGATGATATCCACCCATTTTATGGGGATCTCCTCCATGTCCTCTACAACAAGGATCACTACAAGCTTGCCCTTGGCCAGATCAACACTGCTAGAAACATTATTGGAAAGATTGCAAAAGACTATGTAAAGTTGCTCAAGTATGGGGACTCATTGTACCGATGCAAGTGCCTGAAGGTTGCTGCTCTCGGTCGCATGTGCACTGTTATAAAGCGCATTGGCCCAAGCTTGGCTTACCTGGAGCAAATACGCCAGCACATGGCCAGGCTTCCCTCTATTGACCCCAATACTCGTACAATTTTGATCTGTGGGTACCCAAATGTTGGAAAGAGCTCTTTTATAAATAAGATTACAAGAGCTGATGTGGATGTCCAGCCATATGCCTTCACAACCAAGTCCTTGTTTGTCGGTCATACTGATTACAAGTATCTCCGTTATCAAGTAATAGACACTCCTGGGATTCTAGACCGACCATTTGAGGACAGGAACATTATAGAGATGTGCAGCATCACGGCATTGGCACATTTAAGGGCTGCTGTGCTGTTCTTCTTGGACATTTCGGGATCCTGTGGCTATAGCATTGCTCAACAGGCAGCACTCTTCCACAGCATCAAGTCATTGTTCATGAATAAACCGCTGCTTATTGTCTGCAACAAGATCGATCTGCAGCCTTTGGAAGGGCTTTCCGAGGACGACATGAAGTTGGTAATGGAGATGAAGGCTGAGGCAATAAAAACTGTAATAGCCCAGGGTGGCGAGCCTAATGATGAGGGTGCCTTGTTGCCTATGAGTGCTTTGACTGATGATGGAGTAATAGCCGTGAAGAATGCTGCCTGTGAGAGGCTTCTGAACCAGAGGGTAGAGATGAAGATGAAATCAAAGAAGATCAATGATTGTTTGAATCGGTTTCATGTTGCAGTTCCCAAACCACGTGACACTAAAGAGCGGCCTCCTTGTATTCCTCAGGCTGTCTTGGAAGCCAGGGCGAAGGCCAGTGCAGAGAAGGAAAAGAGGAAGCTGGAGAAAGATCTGGAAAATGAGAATGGTGGAGCTGGTGTTTATTCTGCTAATCTAAGGAAGCGTTATATTTTGGCAAATGATGAATGGAAGAAGGACATAATGCCAGAGATTTTGGATGGACACAATGTGTATGATTTTGTTGATCCAGACATTCTACAGAGGTTGGAGGAGTTGGAAAGGGAAGAAGGGCTTCGTCTAGTAGCAGAGGCAGAGGAGGAGGATTTTGAGATGGATGGGAAAGAGTTAACCCCTGAGGAGCAAGAAGCTTTGGCTGAAATTAGAAAGAAGAAGAGTTTGCTAATCCAGGAACATAGAATGAAGAAGAGCACTGCTGAGAGCCGTCCCATAGTGCCAAGAAAGTTTGACAAGGACAGGAAATTCACATCTGCTAGAATGGGAAGGCAGCTATCTTCTTTGGGGTTGGACCCCACTGCAGCTATCGATCGTGCTCGGAGCAGGTCTGTCTCTAGAAGAGGCCGCAAAAGGGAGAGGTCACTGGCTAGAGAAGATGGAGACGCTATGGATATCGATGATGAACAATCCAGCAAGAAGCTGCGTACAAGGTCGAGATCAAGGTCAAGGTCGAAATCACGACCACCTGGTGAAGTTACACCCGGAGAAGGATTCAAGGATTCAGCGCAGAAGCTCACGGCGCTTAAGATAGCAAAGAAATCTGTGAAGGATAGGAATAAGGCAGCTCGCCGGGGAGAGGCTGACAGAGTCATTCCTAACTTGAAGCCGAAGCATTTATTCTCTGGGAAACGTTCAATCGGAAAGACTAGCAGGCGTTAA